The DNA window CCAACAACGGGACTCTTCTGGAAGATTCCGGAGAGCCCCGAAAGTTGAAAGAGTTGGTGTTAGATATGTATGGAGACAGGTTTGGTGGATATGGACAGGAAGCCCCGGTTAAGGTCGGGGAGAGATACATGGTTAAGATCGAGAGCCTCGGAAAGGGCGGTGACGGCATCGCCAAGATAAAGGGG is part of the Thermococcus stetteri genome and encodes:
- a CDS encoding TRAM domain-containing protein gives rise to the protein MYGDRFGGYGQEAPVKVGERYMVKIESLGKGGDGIAKIKGFVIFVPNTQVGDEVEIVINSVKRKFAFASVIE